From Sceloporus undulatus isolate JIND9_A2432 ecotype Alabama chromosome 6, SceUnd_v1.1, whole genome shotgun sequence, one genomic window encodes:
- the CDON gene encoding cell adhesion molecule-related/down-regulated by oncogenes, which yields MHSDPGSLQELLFLTVFFSTTGSDLIPYFVSEPLSTVQKPGASVKLHCSAEPSTAHVSWLFNGEKLHKNVEQVDTQPGFLTVSSLSQSNSGIYQCIANNSIGAIISRPARVSIAYLDDFETSWRNTIAVEEGNTALISCKVPKSNPEAQVRFRVRGKWLEQSAENYIILPSGHLQILRVSLDDKGLYKCAAYNPIIDDLKVEPSGHKLVISSSSLADFDIIHPSASQALTVLRNNPLMLECVVSGLSAPYVHWYKDGKDALGRSRWKIFHTHLTIDSVDTSDAGNYSCVVDNKSGVVKHINYSVNVFESPSISKGLQDQLVSLGKNVHLSCEIYGNPVPNLTWYHNAVPVHLSSRHLLSGNKLRIVGVTREDTGLYQCLVNNGIGFAHSTRRLHSQEDRGSKPVITSLSTNIRVTDGDTVVLSCNATGLPVPIIHWYNSHGLITSHPSQILHSESQRLTFQARTGSSISDRAYFIVSSGGSSSLYVQPVTSEHAGKYTCEATNEYGFAHSKTSLTVVSYETSTKTEAIAPVEVAQSDEGDGNHYSAMDLESPSPVKIPIDEVATEKASNGISPPEAPIILSPPQTLKPDQYNLVWRPGRDGGQPVNFYFVKYRKLDDNFNITNWYTIRVPGSENELCLSELEPSSLYEVLMVARNVAGEGQPSMLTFRTSKERSSSSKNTQAPVQPVSIPKHSVIQEGAINNFGVILPDSSRHSGVPEAPDRPTISTASETSVYVTWIPRANGGSPITAFKVEYKRMNRNNEWLIAADNIPPSKLSVEVRNLDPGSLYKFRVIAINNYGESPRSSASRPYQVAGFTNRFSNRPITGPHIAYTEAVSDTQIMLKWTYITSSNNNTPIQGFYIYYRPTDSDNDSDYKRDVVEGTKQWHLISHLQPETSYDIKMQCYNEGGESDYSNVMICETKVKRTPGASEYPVKDLSTPPNSPDRGVGSNAGQPNGPVRSSDMLYLIVGCVLGVMVLILIVFIAICLWKNCQQNVMQKYDPPGYLYQNADINGQMVEYTTLPGTSRINGSIHGDFISNGNHSNGCHHLHHKIPNGMNGIMNGVVNGGNGVFPGHTNSLSRTHMEYEHTHNLGNGGEIYTAVPQTDPSECANCRNCRNNNRCFSKTSGGFGNNTVPMMPIIAPYQQDNLEMKPLNHVMVAMCLASTVPGCNIETEEEGKEKVEPPSPQESCCQENVNPLNTDCREDNNAHLETSAHMLSWRPLILQPLSKDCNEKTEGTSNGVSLDNLGCLQHLQIQET from the exons ATCTTGATGATTTTGAGACTTCATGGAGAAATACAATTGCAGTAGAAGAAGGAAATACCGCTTTAATCAGTTGCAAAGTGCCAAAAAGTAACCCAGAGGCACAGGTTCGTTTCCGTGTACGTGGGAAATGGCTAGAACAATCAGCAG AAAATTACATAATTCTCCCATCTGGACATTTGCAAATTTTGAGAGTATCTTTAGACGACAAAGGATTATATAAATGTGCTGCATATAACCCAATAATTGATGACCTCAAAGTCGAACCTTCTGGACATAAGCTTGTAATCAGCA GCTCATCCTTAGCAGACTTTGACATCATTCACCCCTCCGCTTCTCAGGCTTTGACAGTACTTCGGAATAATCCTCTGATGCTGGAGTGTGTTGTTAGTGGGTTATCTGCTCCTTATGTCCACTGGTATAAAGATGGCAAAGATGCACTTGGTAGAAGCAGATGGAAAATATTTCACACTCATCTTACAATTGACTCAGTTGATACATCAGATGCTGGAAATTACTCCTGTGTGGTGGATAACAAGTCTGGAGTTGTAAAACATATAAACTACAGTGTAAATGTGTTTG AATCTCCTTCAATTTCAAAAGGATTGCAGGATCAGTTAGTGTCTCTGGGAAAAAATGTGCATCTTTCCTGTGAAATATATGGAAACCCAGTACCTAACCTCACCTGGTACCATAATGCAGTTCCTGTCCATCTATCATCAAGACACTTACTTTCAGGAAACAAACTAAGAATTGTTGGTGTCACCAGAGAAGATACAGGGTTGTATCAATGTTTAGTGAACAATGGCATTGGATTTGCACACTCCACAAGAAGACTGCATTCTcaagaag atagaGGTTCTAAGCCAGTTATAACCTCACTGTCAACAAACATCAGAGTGACAGATGGTGACACAGTCGTGTTGTCATGCAATGCTACTGGACTGCCTGTTCCCATAATCCATTGGTATAATAGCCATGGGCTTATTACCAGCCATCCTTCACAGATTCTTCATTCAGAATCACAGAGGTTAACCTTCCAAGCAAGAACTGGTAGCTCCATTTCAGACAGAGCCTACTTCATCGTGTCTAGTGGTGGATCAAGTTCCCTCTATGTCCAGCCAGTTACgtcagagcatgctgggaaataTACATGTGAAGCAACAAATGAATATGGATTTGCTCATTCAAAGACTTCCCTTACAGTTG TTTCCTATGAAACTAGTACAAAAACAGAAGCTATTGCTCCTGTGGAGGTTGCCCAGAGTGATGAAGGAGACGGCAATCACTATTCAGCAATGGACCTTGAAAGCCCATCTCCAGTCAAGATTCCTATAGATGAAGTTGCTACAGAAAAAGCATCCAATGGGATTTCCCCACCAGAAGCTCCAATCATTCTCAGTCCCCCACAGACACTTAAACCTGACCAGTACAACCTTGTATGGCGACCTGGAAGGGATGGTGGCCAAccagttaatttttattttgtgaaatATCGCAAG TTGGACGATAATTTCAATATTACCAATTGGTATACAATTCGTGTACCTGGAAGTGAAAATGAACTTTGTCTCTCAGAACTGGAACCTTCTAGTCTCTATGAAGTCTTGATGGTAGCCAGAAATGTAGCTGGTGAAGGCCAGCCTTCCATGCTTACTTTCCGCACTAGCAAAG aaAGATCATCATCCTCAAAAAACACACAAGCTCCTGTTCAGCCAGTTAGCATTCCTAAGCATTCAGTTATTCAAGAAGGTGCCATCAACAACTTTGGTGTGATTCTTCCAGATTCGTCTCGACATAGTGGAG taCCCGAAGCACCAGATCGACCTACTATCTCCACAGCATCAGAGACGTCTGTTTATGTGACTTGGATCCCACGTGCAAATGGTGGATCACCCATCACTGCCTTTAAAGTAGAATATAAACGCATGAATAGAAACAATGAATGGTTAATTGCAGCTGATAACATCCCCCCTTCTAAACTTTCAGTGGAGGTTCGCAATTTGGATCCAG GATCCTTATACAAGTTTCGTGTGATTGCTATTAATAATTATGGAGAGAGTCCACGAAGTTCTGCATCTCGGCCTTATCAAGTAGCTGGCTTCACCAACCGATTTTCCAACCGTCCCATCACCGGACCTCATATTGCTTATACTGAGGCAGTCAGTGACACTCAGATTATGTTAAAGTGGACT TATATTACCTCAAGTAACAACAATACACCCATCCAAGGATTTTATATCTATTATCGTCCAACCGATAGTGACAATGATAGCGATTACAAGCGGGATGTTGTGGAAG GCACAAAGCAATGGCACTTGATCAGCCATCTGCAACCTGAAACATCATATGACATTAAAATGCAGTGCTATAATGAAGGAGGTGAAAGTGATTATAGCAATGTGATGATATGTGAGACCAAAG TGAAGCGTACTCCTGGTGCATCAGAATATCCAGTGAAGGATCTCAGCACACCACCTAATTCTCCTGACCGTGGCGTTGGAAGCAATGCTGGTCAACCAAATGGCCCTGTCCGGAGCAGCGATATGTTGTACTTGATTGTAGGCTGTGTCCTTGGAGTGATGGTTCTTATACTAATAGTCTTCATTGCCATATGTTTATGGAAAAACTGCCAACAGAATGTCATGCAGA AATACGACCCTCCTGGCTATCTCTATCAAAATGCTGACATCAACGGGCAAATGGTTGAATACACTACATTACCAGGCACAAGTCGTATAAATGGTAGCATACATGGTGACTTTATTAGTAATGGAAACCACAGTAATGGTTGCCATCACCTTCATCACAAGATTCCTAATGGAATGAATGGAATCATGAATGGTGTCGTGAATGGAGGAAATGGTGTTTTTCCTGGACACACCAACTCCTTGTCCAGAACACACATGGAATACGAACACACGCACAACTTAGGAAAT GGTGGTGAAATATACACAGCAGTGCCTCAGACAGACCCTTCGGAGTGTGCCAACTGCCGGAACTGTCGGAACAATAACAG gtgTTTCAGTAAAACCAGTGGCGGTTTTGGTAACAACACTGTACCTATGATGCCTATCATAGCACCTTATCAGCAGGACAATTTAGAAATGAAACCGTTGAATCATGTTATGGTTGCCATGTGCTTAGCATCCACAGTCCCTGGGTGCAATATTGAgacagaagaagaaggcaaggagaAAGTGGAGCCCCCATCACCTCAGGAGTCTTGTTGCCAGGAAAATGTGAATCCACTTAATACAGACTGTAGAGAAG ATAACAATGCACATTTGGAAACATCCGCTCACATGTTGAGCTGGAGGCCTCTTATTCTTCAGCCTCTTTCTAAAGACTGCAATGAAAAGACAGAAGGGACTTCAAACGGTGTTTCACTGGACAATTTAGGGTGCCTTCAGCATCTCCAAATACAAGAGACCTGA